The following proteins are encoded in a genomic region of Diadema setosum chromosome 18, eeDiaSeto1, whole genome shotgun sequence:
- the LOC140242013 gene encoding alpha-1A adrenergic receptor-like, protein MTANLANTAQLTSPSWDDYSDSLPSYDASSFSNSTIYDIPRIIISSALLLIIIMAVIFGNILVLLAVLMERKLRTVTNYFIFNLAFADLFLGTLVLPFSGTLQVIGYWPFGQKFCDVWASVDVLCCTASIISLCVISIDRYIGVTRPLKHKLIVTPKRALWVIVLVWVLSFAIAVGPLFGWRPVKDDPYECPLSDSIDYVFFSVSGSFYIPLIVIIVLYVRIYQTVSGEYKSRNGEKLHSSPSSSSEKGSPNGIVLRMHRGSVQTPPGHQLVRRQNSANNLMRSSRTASQRSVTFNREKKVAKTLGIVVSVFFLCWFPFFFLLPLTSACQSCYVPPLAFDIFFWLGYCNSFMNPLIYAVSNMTFRRAFKKLLSCQYCEECPCSSPRVPRKVYNANARHRNARDRLQYSAVPTNNDFDGRGRDEVLQVVVSRRASSASDMSLPKDESQELLPKSALRRTLSDGGKVDCKVLYARLSMGGDTSLSTITEVQEHPDCGETAFKESDQRVYQFSGSQFSSSSEEISMCSSPSHSSQRNPDCEGISLQQNVRSNVLVTSALINQTDCLDDNRTSSMQPCDRDHADNEKTRASATTCRQNESIDRASRQTPVRLVSIETSL, encoded by the exons ATGACCGCCAACCTCGCCAACACAGCCCAGCTAACTTCGCCCTCGTGGGACGACTACTCGGATTCCCTGCCGTCGTACGATGCCAGCTCCTTTAGCAATTCCACCATCTACGATATACCAcggatcatcatatccagcgcGCTGCTGCTTATCATCATTATGGCGGTGATATTTGGAAACATTTTAGTGCTTCTCGCCGTGCTTATGGAAAGAAAACTAAGAACAGTGACGaactatttcatttttaatctaGCTTTTGCGGATTTGTTCCTCGGAACGCTTGTGCTTCCATTCTCGGGAACGTTACAGGTGATCGGGTACTGGCCGTTTGGCCAAAAGTTCTGCGACGTATGGGCCTCTGTGGATGTGCTCTGCTGCACTGCGTCGATCATCAGTCTTTGCGTTATAAGCATTGATCGCTATATCGGGGTCACGAGACCCCTAAAGCACAAACTCATCGTTACGCCGAAGAGGGCGCTGTGGGTGATCGTGCTTGTGTGGGTGCTGTCCTTCGCCATCGCTGTCGGGCCGCTGTTCGGTTGGCGGCCGGTCAAAGATGACCCCTACGAATGTCCCCTTTCGGACTCCATAGATTACGTGTTCTTCTCTGTGTCCGGCTCTTTTTATATTCCCCTGATTGTCATCATAGTGCTTTACGTTCGAATTTACCAAACCGTGTCCGGTGAGTACAAGAGCAGAAACGGTGAGAAGTTGCACAGTTCCCCCTCCTCCAGCTCGGAAAAGGGAAGCCCCAACGGCATCGTGTTGCGGATGCATCGAGGGAGTGTGCAGACGCCGCCGGGTCACCAGCTCGTGCGACGGCAGAACTCGGCGAATAACCTGATGCGATCGTCCAGGACCGCTTCCCAGAGGTCGGTGACTTTCAACCGAGAGAAGAAAGTCGCGAAAACTTTAGGAATCGTGGTTAGCGTCTTCTTCCTCTGCTGGTTCCCCTTTTTCTTCCTGCTTCCACTCA CTTCGGCTTGTCAGAGTTGCTACGTCCCACCACTCGCCTTCGATATTTTCTTCTGGCTCGGCTACTGTAACAGCTTTATGAACCCTCTCATCTACGCCGTGTCCAACATGACGTTTCGCCGCGCGTTTAAAAAGCTCTTGTCCTGCCAGTATTGCGAGGAATGCCCTTGTTCGTCGCCGCGCGTGCCGCGGAAGGTGTACAACGCGAACGCGCGTCACAGAAACGCGAGAGATCGCCTCCAGTACAGCGCCGTCCCGACGAACAACGACTTCGATGGCCGAGGGCGGGATGAGGTGTTGCAGGTGGTCGTGTCGAGGAGGGCGTCTTCCGCATCGGACATGAGTTTGCCCAAGGATGAATCGCAGGAACTGCTTCCGAAGTCGGCACTGCGGAGAACATTGTCAGATGGCGGGAAAGTGGACTGCAAGGTGTTATATGCACGCCTGTCTATGGGCGGTGACACTTCACTCAGTACTATCACAGAAGTACAAGAGCATCCCGACTGCGGAGAGACCGCTTTTAAAGAAAGTGATCAGAGAGTATACCAGTTTTCTGGTTCGCAATTCTCGAGCAGTAGTGAGGAAATATCAATGTGTTCTTCCCcgagtcattcatcgcaaagaaaTCCCGACTGCGAGGGTATAAGCTTGCAGCAAAACGTTCGCAGTAATGTACTGGTAACCAGTGCCCTGATTAATCAGACGGACTGTCTAGATGACAACCGTACATCGAGTATGCAACCATGTGACCGAGATCACGCCGATAATGAGAAAACACGTGCATCGGCAACCACATGTCGGCAAAACGAATCCATAGACAGAGCAAGTCGGCAGACCCCGGTTAGACTTGTGTCCATTGAAACCTCCCtttga